Proteins from one Ketobacter alkanivorans genomic window:
- a CDS encoding leucyl aminopeptidase, giving the protein MDFKIKKATPEKTKTDALILPVFEGNVLGSCADTLSEATRAHLQDMLAHGDIKGKAGDTLILNTVTDTTAKRIVLMGLGKANEQTEASLRKALTAAANAVKGTAAKDAALAMDDIQVKDRDTEWAARQVVEQFESAIYTFNTFKSKANHKQISLKKLTLLSNADTKGAEQGAKIGKAIANGMGYTRDLGNTPPNVCNPTYLAHEAKKLAKECKALSTTVLEEKDMKALGMGALLSVGNGSDTPSKLIVMEYKGGPKDQKPHVLVGKGITFDTGGISLKPAPDMDAMKWDMCGAASVFGTMRAIIDMELPMNVVGVVAAAENMPSGKATRPGDIVTTMSGQTVEILNTDAEGRLVLCDALTYVERFKPASVVDIATLTGAVIVALGPFASGMMSNNEAVVEDLQAAADYTQDKIWRLPLWDEYQALLDSPFADMGNIGNAGPKAGSITAACFLSRFTKAYPWAHLDVAGSAFNGGANKGATGRPVPLLTEYLLRQGKA; this is encoded by the coding sequence ATGGACTTTAAAATCAAAAAAGCCACACCAGAGAAAACCAAAACCGATGCGCTGATACTGCCAGTGTTCGAAGGCAACGTATTGGGCAGCTGCGCGGATACGCTCAGTGAGGCAACCCGCGCGCACCTGCAGGACATGCTCGCGCACGGCGATATCAAGGGTAAAGCGGGCGACACCCTGATTCTGAACACGGTAACGGATACAACAGCCAAACGCATCGTGCTGATGGGGCTGGGCAAGGCCAATGAGCAAACCGAAGCCAGTTTACGCAAGGCATTGACGGCTGCAGCCAACGCGGTCAAAGGCACTGCTGCCAAAGATGCTGCTCTGGCCATGGATGATATTCAAGTTAAAGATCGCGACACCGAGTGGGCGGCCCGTCAAGTAGTCGAACAGTTTGAAAGCGCCATCTACACCTTCAACACCTTCAAAAGCAAAGCCAATCACAAACAGATCAGCCTGAAAAAACTCACTCTGCTGAGCAACGCTGACACCAAAGGTGCCGAACAAGGTGCCAAAATCGGCAAAGCCATTGCCAATGGCATGGGATACACACGGGATCTGGGTAATACACCTCCCAACGTATGCAACCCAACCTATCTGGCCCATGAAGCTAAAAAGCTGGCCAAAGAATGCAAAGCCTTGAGCACCACCGTGCTTGAGGAGAAAGACATGAAAGCCCTGGGCATGGGTGCATTATTGTCAGTCGGTAACGGCAGCGACACCCCGTCCAAGCTTATTGTTATGGAATACAAAGGCGGCCCCAAAGATCAGAAGCCCCATGTGCTGGTGGGTAAAGGCATTACCTTCGATACCGGCGGCATATCCCTGAAACCGGCGCCGGACATGGACGCCATGAAGTGGGACATGTGCGGTGCAGCCTCGGTATTCGGCACCATGCGCGCTATCATCGATATGGAATTGCCCATGAACGTGGTGGGCGTGGTGGCTGCCGCTGAGAACATGCCCAGCGGCAAGGCAACTCGCCCCGGCGACATCGTCACCACTATGTCCGGGCAAACCGTGGAGATTCTCAACACCGACGCAGAAGGTCGCCTAGTGCTCTGTGATGCCCTCACCTATGTAGAACGCTTCAAGCCTGCTTCGGTGGTGGATATCGCCACCCTGACCGGAGCCGTTATTGTGGCCCTGGGGCCCTTCGCATCGGGCATGATGAGTAATAACGAAGCAGTAGTGGAAGACCTCCAGGCCGCCGCCGACTACACCCAGGACAAGATCTGGCGTCTGCCGCTATGGGACGAATATCAGGCACTGCTGGACAGCCCCTTTGCCGACATGGGCAATATCGGCAACGCTGGCCCCAAGGCAGGCTCCATCACCGCCGCCTGTTTCTTATCCAGATTCACCAAGGCCTATCCCTGGGCTCACTTGGATGTCGCTGGCAGCGCCTTCAACGGCGGAGCCAATAAAGGTGCCACGGGCCGCCCGGTTCCACTGTTGACCGAGTACCTATTGCGCCAAGGCAAAGCATGA